Proteins from a genomic interval of Anolis sagrei isolate rAnoSag1 chromosome 1, rAnoSag1.mat, whole genome shotgun sequence:
- the LOC132775470 gene encoding proto-oncogene Mas-like yields the protein MMTDSPASFSETAALIKKNFTQLETWPKRGFFLGSKKTYFLETVVFISIPTCIWGCFGNVIAFWILCAKTKTTRFTIYSFNLVIADLIVVIYYLMVFILFMTTIYVDLYFSRVMENLYLISYNASIYFLTVMGTERFLMVFKPVYYYPHRPKHISGIVCTILWVLSCVVSLAVYMSCLPRFLVSHDQNDPLCEGAVIFKIIVNLLIFFPILVFCTLPLFIRMQRKAKLRHSEKLDVTITAITILYLLLVFPIRIVEVIAYWDSRLDAPVPFLLTLLFDSIKSSVTPYVYICVGCWHRWRTAVPIHEFHARALECKVKESEHQATKKKSNFRVSWDPEVS from the coding sequence ATGATGACAGACTCACCTGCTTCGTTTTCTGAGACCGCTGCTCTGATTAAAAAAAATTTCACACAACTCGAGACTTGGCCGAAGAGAGGCTTTTTCCTGGGATCAAAGAAAACCTATTTCCTAGAAACAGTTGTCTTCATATCTATCCCAACTTGcatttgggggtgctttggaaaTGTAATTGCCTTCTGGATTCTCTGCGCCAAGACAAAGACAACTAGGTTCACAATTTATTCCTTCAATTTGGTCATTGCTGATCTCATTGTGGTCATCTACTACCTTatggttttcattttatttatgacAACAATTTATGTGGATTTGTATTTTTCACGTGTAATGGAAAATCTTTATTTAATAAGCTACAACGCTAGCATCTATTTTTTAACTGTTATGGGGACTGAAAGGTTCCTCATGGTCTTTAAGCCAGTCTATTACTATCCTCACCGACCGAAGCATATCTCAGGAATTGTGTGCACCATTTTGTGGGTCTTGTCCTGCGTAGTGTCACTTGCGGTATATATGTCATGCTTACCAAGATTCCTAGTATCTCATGATCAAAATGACCCCCTTTGTGAAGGTGCAgttatatttaaaattattgttaaTCTGTTGATTTTCTTCCCCATCCTGGTCTTTTGTACTCTGCCCCTTTTTATACGAATGCAGAGAAAAGCAAAGTTGAGACATTCTGAGAAGCTTGATGTCACCATCACGGCCATCACCATTCTGTACCTTTTATTAGTTTTTCCAATTAGAATTGTTGAGGTCATAGCCTACTGGGACTCAAGACTTGATGCACCAGTCCCATTTCTACTTACTTTGTTATTTGATTCCATCAAGAGCAGTGTCACTCcttatgtgtatatctgtgttgGATGCTGGCATAGGTGGAGGACTGCAGTACCTATTCATGAGTTCCATGCGAGAGCTCTGGAATGTAAAGTAAAAGAGAGTGAACATCAGGCAACCAAGAAAAAATCAAATTTCAGAGTATCTTGGGACCCAGAAGTAAGTTGA
- the LOC132762078 gene encoding mas-related G-protein coupled receptor member H-like has translation MKNCVHFGRFRRITEHPDSFKMAEAYSLSFHTVEGVQNTETQMETGYQLQRTIMIVSIPICTLGLLGNAVVLWLLWCFIPKTNLTVYFLNKAVADLAVLIYYITVFILFLKEVPISLFGLHIMELAHGFGFNASTYILTAICAERFLMVFSPACYKLNRHKHFSEIMCGLLWSLSCLVSVTLYFACYLQLDPLLTEVNSICVPTKTARAIVNLLVFLPIMILSAFFLLVRMLNKPQGSAPEKIDITIVAIVLLFLLFAASVRIVDIAVHWIPQIHISVVFLIFHFLDAIDSSGNPFIYFWVGYTKNQVDSGRSIQMFLQRAFLDDENRTRNASSARR, from the coding sequence ATGAAAAACTGTGTTCATTTTGGCAGGTTCAGAAGAATTACTGAACACCCTGACAGCTTCAAGATGGCAGAGGCATACTCCTTGTCCTTCCACACTGTTGAGGGTGTCCAAAACACTGAGACTCAAATGGAGACTGGCTACCAGTTGCAAAGGACTATTATGATTGTATCAATTCCAATCTGCACATTAGGATTACTTGGTAATGCAGTCGTCCTCTGGCTTCTGTGGTGCTTCATCCCGAAAACTAATCTCACTGTGTATTTCCTCAATAAGGCAGTTGCTGATCTTGCTGTACTCATCTACTACATAacagttttcattttatttttgaaggAAGTTCCCATCAGCCTGTTCGGTTTACATATCATGGAGCTGGCACATGGCTTTGGGTTCAATGCAAGCACTTATATCCTAACAGCTATTTGTGCTGAGAGGTTCCTCATGGTCTTTTCCCCAGCATGCTACAAGCTTAATCGGCACAAACATTTTTCCGAAATTATGTGTGGCCTTTTGTGGAGTTTGTCCTGCCTGGTGTCTGTGACATTATATTTTGCCTGCTATCTTCAACTTGATCCATTACTCACTGAAGTTAATTCGATTTGTGTGCCTACAAAAACGGCCCGAGCAATCGTCAACCTCCTTGTGTTTCTCCCTATCATGATCCTGTCTGCATTTTTCCTTTTGGTCAGAATGCTGAATAAACCACAGGGAAGCGCTCCAGAAAAGATTGACATCACCATTGTGGCCATTGTTCTGCTGTTTCTTCTCTTTGCTGCCTCAGTCAGGATCGTTGATATTGCAGTCCATTGGATCCCTCAAATACACATATCTGTGGTCTTCctaatttttcattttcttgaTGCTATTGACAGCAGTGGGAACCCTTTTATATATTTCTGGGTTGGCTATACAAAGAATCAGGTTGATAGTGGCCGCTCCATCCAGATGTTTCTTCAGAGGGCATTCTTGGACGATGAAAACAGGACAAGAAATGCAAGCTCTGCCCGAAGATGA